One uncultured Hyphomonas sp. genomic region harbors:
- a CDS encoding DUF6624 domain-containing protein: MRKTSIISGFALILAACATTGPANLPVPEAASIKLPENAEAAAMTARFAGLMEKKLPMLDRLAVITARDQYVRKVFVPMFSDEALDPEVRTAFQSSAGAYLYQVDTLNTAELKVILQEYSWADLIEGDPQLFKQIFHVVQHSPDEAFRAEVLAEIGPYAERGDIDGQEYALMYDRVELAAGRQQLYGSQYKCVDGQYDVHDLKDPEGVDARRARLGMQPLQDYLEQGREFYGPC, translated from the coding sequence CTTCCGGTTCCGGAAGCGGCGTCCATAAAGCTGCCAGAGAACGCAGAAGCGGCGGCCATGACGGCCCGCTTTGCTGGCCTTATGGAGAAGAAGCTTCCCATGCTGGACCGACTCGCCGTCATCACAGCGCGGGACCAGTACGTGCGGAAAGTATTTGTCCCGATGTTTTCAGACGAAGCGCTGGATCCAGAAGTACGGACTGCATTCCAGTCCAGCGCGGGTGCCTATCTTTATCAGGTTGATACGCTCAACACAGCCGAGCTCAAGGTCATCCTTCAGGAATATTCCTGGGCCGATCTTATCGAAGGCGACCCGCAATTGTTCAAACAGATCTTCCATGTCGTACAGCATTCGCCGGATGAAGCCTTCCGCGCAGAAGTGCTTGCGGAAATCGGTCCCTACGCGGAACGCGGAGATATAGACGGGCAGGAATATGCCCTGATGTACGACCGTGTCGAACTCGCCGCCGGGCGGCAGCAGCTCTACGGGTCGCAATACAAATGCGTGGACGGGCAGTATGACGTCCATGACCTGAAGGATCCGGAAGGCGTCGACGCGCGCCGTGCCCGGCTGGGCATGCAGCCCCTTCAGGATTATCTGGAACAGGGGCGCGAATTTTACGGCCCCTGCTGA
- a CDS encoding alkaline phosphatase: MRKTLTALPLIALVLAGCAATPAETETAEVVVTEPVASPIATLDREPAVPRQAGNDYYLNAQAAIDAKIAARGLRPAKNVILFIGDGMSIPTVTATRIYAGQKRGVDGESYKLTMDQLPYSALSKTYSHDAQIADSASTATAMMSGVKTNSRTLGITGDASYDNCASVEGNTTDTIFEIAEAAGLATGVITTARLTHATPGATYSKSANRDWEAFVGSGGAAAGACPDIASQFIDWPAGDGFEVAMGGGRSAFLKGGMEDPEYPGKVSDRKDQRDLIAEWTARPNHKFIIDREGFDAEDFASEDKVLALFEPSHMDYELDRAEDPAGEPSIVDMTRAAITRLSQDPDGFVLLVEGGRIDHAHHAGNAARALEEADQFDQAIKAALEMTNSDDTLIIVTADHSHTLTISGYARRGNPILGLSSMSIDGTPSKALDGKPYTTLGYMNGPGACTATEDGFDCTRKDLTGVDTTDKDFLQQSLYPMWSETHGGDDVAIFASGPGSELVSGVMEQNEIFQVMGRASGLVAGPESE; this comes from the coding sequence ATGCGCAAGACTCTCACCGCCCTGCCCCTTATCGCTCTCGTCCTTGCCGGGTGTGCGGCCACACCGGCAGAGACCGAAACTGCAGAAGTGGTCGTGACCGAGCCAGTTGCCTCCCCGATAGCCACGCTGGACCGTGAACCAGCCGTGCCCCGCCAGGCAGGCAATGACTATTACCTGAATGCGCAGGCGGCGATCGACGCGAAGATCGCGGCGCGCGGCCTGCGTCCGGCAAAGAATGTGATCCTCTTCATCGGCGACGGCATGAGTATCCCGACGGTCACGGCAACCCGGATCTATGCCGGGCAGAAACGCGGTGTGGACGGCGAATCCTACAAGCTGACCATGGACCAGCTGCCCTATTCCGCCCTGTCCAAGACCTATAGCCACGACGCCCAGATCGCGGACTCCGCCTCCACCGCGACGGCCATGATGAGCGGCGTGAAAACCAATTCCCGCACGCTCGGCATCACGGGCGATGCTTCCTATGACAATTGCGCCAGCGTCGAAGGCAACACGACGGACACGATTTTCGAGATCGCTGAAGCGGCCGGTCTTGCGACAGGCGTCATCACCACAGCCCGCCTGACCCATGCCACGCCCGGCGCCACCTATTCGAAGTCAGCGAACCGCGACTGGGAAGCCTTTGTCGGTTCCGGCGGCGCGGCGGCAGGTGCCTGCCCGGACATCGCCTCCCAGTTCATCGACTGGCCGGCCGGCGACGGCTTTGAAGTCGCCATGGGCGGCGGCCGCTCGGCCTTCCTGAAGGGTGGGATGGAAGATCCGGAATATCCGGGCAAGGTCAGCGACCGGAAAGACCAGCGCGACCTGATCGCGGAGTGGACGGCCCGCCCGAACCATAAATTCATCATCGACCGCGAAGGCTTCGACGCGGAGGATTTTGCCAGCGAAGACAAGGTGCTCGCCCTCTTCGAGCCGTCCCACATGGACTATGAACTCGACCGCGCCGAAGACCCGGCCGGCGAGCCGTCCATCGTGGACATGACGCGCGCCGCGATCACCCGCCTGTCGCAGGATCCGGATGGTTTCGTGCTCCTCGTCGAAGGCGGCCGGATCGACCACGCCCACCATGCCGGCAATGCCGCCCGGGCGCTGGAAGAAGCCGACCAGTTCGACCAGGCGATCAAGGCAGCGCTGGAGATGACCAATTCGGACGATACGCTGATCATCGTGACCGCCGACCATTCCCACACGCTGACCATTTCGGGCTATGCGCGGCGCGGCAATCCGATCCTCGGCCTGTCTTCCATGTCGATTGACGGCACGCCCTCCAAGGCGCTCGACGGCAAGCCCTACACGACGCTCGGCTACATGAACGGGCCGGGCGCCTGCACGGCCACAGAAGACGGCTTCGATTGCACCCGCAAGGACCTCACCGGCGTCGACACGACCGACAAGGACTTCCTCCAACAGTCGCTCTACCCGATGTGGTCTGAAACCCATGGCGGCGACGATGTGGCCATCTTCGCCTCTGGCCCCGGATCGGAACTCGTCTCCGGCGTGATGGAGCAGAACGAGATCTTCCAGGTCATGGGCCGCGCCAGCGGGCTGGTTGCCGGGCCGGAGAGCGAATAA
- the msrA gene encoding peptide-methionine (S)-S-oxide reductase MsrA: MLFTRKPAAMPTPETALKGRPHPIPTAETHFVNGRELLAETPAGFERAVFGLGCFWGAERKYWEQDGVWLTRVGYAGGYTPNPTYEEVCSGQTGHTEVVDVIFDPAVISFEGLMKLFLENHDPTQGMRQGNDVGTQYRSAVYTTSDAQTDTARRMISAYEKSLAEAGHAGKITTEVAPLGEIYFAEDYHQQYLAKNPAGYCGIGGTGVSCPVGLSV; encoded by the coding sequence ATGCTGTTCACCCGTAAACCTGCTGCAATGCCGACGCCGGAAACCGCGCTGAAGGGCCGGCCGCATCCGATCCCGACTGCCGAGACCCATTTTGTGAATGGACGCGAACTTCTGGCCGAAACGCCTGCGGGTTTTGAGCGCGCTGTGTTCGGCCTTGGCTGTTTCTGGGGCGCTGAACGCAAGTACTGGGAACAGGATGGTGTCTGGCTGACCCGGGTCGGCTATGCGGGCGGCTACACGCCGAACCCGACCTATGAAGAAGTCTGCTCCGGCCAGACCGGCCATACCGAAGTCGTCGATGTGATTTTTGACCCGGCCGTCATCTCGTTTGAGGGGCTGATGAAGCTCTTCCTGGAAAACCACGACCCGACCCAGGGCATGCGCCAGGGCAATGATGTCGGCACGCAATACCGCTCGGCTGTCTACACGACCAGCGATGCGCAGACAGATACTGCCCGGCGGATGATCTCAGCCTACGAAAAATCCCTCGCCGAAGCCGGTCATGCCGGGAAAATCACGACCGAAGTCGCACCGCTCGGCGAGATTTATTTCGCCGAGGACTATCATCAGCAATATCTCGCCAAGAACCCGGCAGGTTATTGCGGCATCGGCGGCACGGGCGTCTCCTGCCCTGTTGGCCTGTCTGTCTGA
- the gluQRS gene encoding tRNA glutamyl-Q(34) synthetase GluQRS: MSEFVTRFAPSPTGYLHLGHACSAFHVWDAARAANGRVLLRIEDIDQTRCRPEYEAAILEDLQWLGLDWDGPVRRQSDHFDDYEATITDLRMRGLVYRCFRTRREIAAAMPAGARPDEWGFRGRPLPTSEEEKRLARGEAFAWRLSLAAARDALGPRYERLGYIDESNGTPRRVPADPAPFGDVVLGRKETPASYHLACCHDDALQGVTHVIRGEDIREMTSVHALLQALMDWPQPVYRFHALILGPDGKKLSKRAGDRGLRAWRDEGKTPDDLRRMTGLP; encoded by the coding sequence ATGTCGGAATTCGTCACCCGGTTTGCGCCGTCCCCCACCGGCTATCTGCACCTCGGCCATGCCTGTTCCGCCTTTCATGTCTGGGACGCCGCCCGGGCGGCCAATGGCCGGGTCCTGTTGCGGATAGAGGACATCGACCAGACGCGCTGCCGCCCGGAGTATGAGGCGGCGATCCTTGAGGACCTGCAATGGCTGGGGCTGGACTGGGACGGACCTGTCCGGCGCCAGTCCGATCATTTCGATGATTATGAGGCGACTATAACGGACTTGCGGATGCGCGGGCTTGTCTATCGATGCTTCCGCACACGCCGAGAGATCGCCGCCGCCATGCCAGCAGGTGCCAGGCCGGACGAATGGGGTTTCAGGGGGCGCCCGCTGCCGACGAGCGAGGAGGAAAAGCGCCTTGCCCGGGGCGAGGCGTTCGCCTGGCGCCTGTCGCTGGCCGCCGCCCGCGATGCGCTGGGCCCCCGCTATGAGCGGCTTGGCTATATCGATGAGAGCAACGGAACGCCGCGCCGGGTGCCCGCAGACCCGGCCCCCTTCGGTGACGTGGTGCTGGGCCGGAAGGAAACCCCGGCCTCCTATCACCTCGCCTGCTGCCATGACGACGCGCTGCAGGGTGTGACGCATGTGATCCGGGGCGAGGACATTCGGGAGATGACCTCCGTCCATGCCTTGCTGCAGGCGCTGATGGACTGGCCGCAGCCCGTCTACCGTTTCCACGCCCTCATTCTGGGGCCTGACGGAAAGAAACTGTCCAAAAGGGCTGGCGACAGGGGATTGCGTGCCTGGCGGGATGAAGGCAAGACGCCGGACGACCTTCGCCGGATGACAGGCCTTCCATGA
- a CDS encoding S41 family peptidase yields the protein MFRTLILLLGLAGCAGTYVPPEPASRQMLDTGNGMLAEAQGVWRSEESGWLLQITPDDIIRWQETPVACYPTRQDGPTMMGQIEYRYFTLQADGTARFEYLPADGHAVFTRIDTLPETCREEADTGPEAVFDVFTSVFRRHYAFFDQRGVDWEQNVAAARASLSPEMSEADLLDLLAGLLEPLQDSHTKLVASLEEETRRIQFGLGTTLPRAREEMGESPWLIGLLDNLMPYLDEGAVHTGNERFIRGTINDHIGYIQIFTMGGFTTGHEPGTPEWAEAEVAALHALFDEALAGFDGTDALILDLSNNRGGYDAITRAIASRFTDSPFTAYTVRTEWDGAPLAAYTINPYQDGPRYTKPVYVIISDVTVSGGEITAMMLRQLPQIRTAGQTSRGAFSTPLAKPLPNGWYLELSNEIFADAGGNVFEGKGISPDIDLPLFGTHDLVGSHLTSLKQLVACIEDGSC from the coding sequence ATGTTTCGCACGCTAATTCTTCTTCTGGGTCTTGCCGGTTGCGCAGGCACATATGTGCCGCCCGAACCCGCCAGCCGCCAGATGCTCGACACGGGAAATGGTATGCTGGCCGAAGCGCAGGGCGTCTGGCGGTCTGAAGAATCCGGCTGGCTGCTTCAGATCACGCCGGACGACATCATCCGCTGGCAGGAAACGCCAGTCGCCTGCTATCCGACACGCCAGGACGGCCCGACCATGATGGGGCAGATAGAATACCGCTACTTCACCCTTCAGGCAGATGGCACGGCCCGGTTTGAATACCTGCCCGCGGACGGACATGCTGTCTTTACCCGGATCGATACCCTGCCGGAGACTTGCCGCGAAGAGGCCGATACCGGCCCAGAAGCCGTCTTCGATGTCTTCACATCGGTCTTCCGCCGCCACTACGCCTTCTTCGACCAGCGCGGTGTCGATTGGGAGCAGAACGTGGCCGCCGCACGCGCCAGCCTGTCGCCAGAGATGAGCGAGGCAGACCTGCTCGACCTGCTGGCAGGTCTTCTGGAACCGCTTCAGGACTCCCACACCAAGCTGGTCGCCAGCCTTGAGGAGGAGACCAGACGGATCCAGTTTGGTCTCGGCACGACGTTGCCGCGCGCTCGCGAAGAAATGGGCGAGAGTCCCTGGCTGATCGGACTTCTCGACAATCTCATGCCCTATCTGGATGAGGGCGCAGTCCATACGGGCAATGAGCGATTCATCCGTGGCACGATCAATGACCATATCGGGTACATTCAGATCTTCACCATGGGTGGTTTCACGACCGGACACGAGCCCGGAACGCCGGAATGGGCCGAAGCGGAGGTCGCGGCCCTGCACGCCCTATTCGATGAGGCGCTTGCCGGATTTGACGGCACGGATGCACTGATCCTCGACCTGTCGAACAATCGCGGCGGTTATGACGCCATCACCCGCGCCATTGCCAGCCGGTTTACCGATTCACCTTTCACGGCTTACACCGTCAGAACCGAATGGGATGGCGCGCCGCTGGCCGCCTATACAATCAATCCGTATCAGGATGGGCCGCGCTATACAAAGCCCGTCTATGTCATCATCAGCGATGTCACCGTTTCCGGAGGCGAGATCACGGCCATGATGCTGCGGCAGCTTCCCCAGATCAGGACGGCCGGACAGACGAGCCGGGGCGCCTTCTCGACACCGCTGGCAAAACCCCTGCCGAATGGCTGGTACCTTGAGCTTTCGAACGAGATATTCGCCGATGCAGGCGGCAACGTGTTCGAGGGCAAGGGCATCTCGCCGGACATCGACCTGCCGCTGTTCGGCACCCACGATCTCGTCGGTAGCCACCTCACCTCGCTGAAACAACTGGTCGCCTGTATTGAAGATGGCAGCTGCTGA
- a CDS encoding DMT family transporter translates to MTAIPASPPTPRSWTGPLMVLAGGVGIGFAPIGLRFGLDELGPQAIAFWRYVFALPLLLALVFLIERRAPRLPNRFILMAGTFFTLDIALWHHALTLTTVSNATFIVNLGNVLVGFGAWFFLKQRPHAFWFVAAALAILGAAALSLGGGESGKGNIHGDLFAVAAAFLVSGYMLCSNIARRTIGGIEAIFWLTFVEVIVAGCIVLATGETFVPKTAAGFQVPIFLALVSQIAGQALIVTGLGRTSAAVAGLLVLVQPVVAAAVSWRLFGESLTVLQAMGGVVILFAVWLAQRGRKPRVAVD, encoded by the coding sequence ATGACAGCCATACCCGCCTCCCCGCCAACGCCGCGCTCGTGGACGGGGCCGCTGATGGTTCTGGCTGGCGGTGTGGGCATCGGCTTTGCCCCCATCGGCCTGCGCTTCGGCCTGGACGAGCTTGGACCGCAGGCCATTGCCTTCTGGCGCTATGTCTTTGCCCTGCCCCTGCTGCTGGCACTGGTCTTCCTGATCGAGCGGCGCGCCCCGCGCCTGCCGAACCGGTTCATTCTGATGGCCGGCACCTTCTTCACGCTGGACATCGCCCTCTGGCACCATGCCCTGACGCTGACGACCGTGTCGAACGCGACCTTCATCGTGAACCTCGGCAATGTGCTTGTCGGGTTCGGGGCATGGTTCTTCCTGAAGCAGCGGCCGCACGCCTTCTGGTTCGTTGCCGCCGCGCTCGCCATTCTGGGCGCAGCCGCCCTGTCGCTGGGCGGCGGAGAGAGCGGCAAAGGCAATATACATGGCGACCTCTTCGCCGTGGCCGCCGCCTTTCTCGTCAGCGGCTACATGCTCTGCTCGAACATTGCCCGCCGGACGATTGGCGGCATCGAAGCCATCTTCTGGCTGACCTTCGTAGAGGTCATCGTTGCGGGCTGCATCGTGCTGGCGACGGGCGAAACCTTTGTCCCGAAAACGGCGGCCGGCTTTCAGGTGCCGATCTTCCTGGCGCTGGTCTCCCAGATCGCCGGACAGGCCCTGATCGTCACCGGGCTCGGCCGGACATCTGCGGCGGTTGCGGGCCTTCTGGTCCTCGTTCAGCCCGTTGTGGCGGCCGCTGTCTCCTGGCGTCTGTTCGGGGAGTCCCTGACCGTCCTTCAGGCGATGGGCGGCGTGGTCATCCTGTTTGCAGTCTGGCTGGCCCAACGCGGCCGGAAACCGCGCGTGGCGGTCGACTGA
- a CDS encoding TetR/AcrR family transcriptional regulator — protein sequence MAGKRDTKKREVFEALYAAAIALFEEKGYDTVTVAEITRAAGVAKGTFFNHFPSKADILAEWYRRLIATAFETAEGENTAGTLTDAALETCRRTISLCEASPELWQAKTLLSPTTPAIQAVETQNDAIAHEAFEEQVQRAVARGDLPAGTGSAAIADLMLTLFTGTVRQCVVTGQSQNILRDLEIRFRAIEQLATGNLLPSGSGKPKR from the coding sequence ATGGCCGGAAAACGCGACACCAAGAAACGCGAAGTCTTCGAAGCCCTCTATGCGGCAGCGATCGCCCTGTTCGAGGAGAAGGGATACGACACCGTAACGGTTGCCGAAATCACCCGGGCCGCAGGAGTCGCTAAGGGAACCTTCTTCAATCACTTTCCGTCCAAGGCGGATATTCTGGCCGAATGGTACCGACGGCTCATCGCGACGGCGTTCGAAACGGCCGAGGGGGAGAATACCGCCGGCACATTGACCGATGCCGCACTGGAAACCTGCCGGCGGACCATCAGCCTCTGCGAGGCATCGCCGGAGCTCTGGCAGGCCAAGACCCTGCTGTCGCCGACAACGCCGGCCATCCAGGCGGTCGAGACGCAGAATGATGCCATCGCGCATGAAGCTTTCGAGGAGCAGGTCCAGCGCGCTGTTGCCCGAGGCGATTTACCTGCCGGGACCGGGAGCGCCGCCATTGCAGACCTGATGCTCACCCTGTTTACCGGCACGGTGAGGCAATGCGTGGTGACCGGGCAGAGTCAGAACATCCTGAGAGATCTGGAAATCAGGTTCCGCGCAATCGAACAGCTCGCGACAGGAAACCTGTTGCCTTCCGGCAGCGGCAAACCTAAAAGGTGA
- a CDS encoding TolC family protein: protein MSSKALFATAFGTLMLAGCVNLAPEYQSGALPVPAALPVSQAETENVQPLLWEDVVTSPALKQVIAIALEENRDLRITTANVRAARANLRVSRSALWPTIGASATVQEGDTFDDGSTGAVRFTDSTYAQIGVSAWELDFFGRIRNLNDAALQTYLATEEGERAAKISLAGTVAETWMQLAADYELLKLANRTAESQTESLDLTRELLAAGTASELDVRRASASVAQAQAQAAEFEAAVRRDKNALQLLVGAPLPAGLFEQASLFPAPVELNLPVGQSSLVLLERPDVRADEARLRASNANIGAARAAYFPSVSLTGGVGVASGSLDDLFNGDGTSGWTFAPAIDLPIFDFDRRRGNLEAAKAEADAALAAYQGTIQQAFREVADAAAISDTIDRRLSALEQLMEDTQVTFELSGERFKSGLDGYLTVLDAQREYYNAQQQWILASLDNNLNSIALYKALGTWNGE, encoded by the coding sequence ATGAGCTCCAAAGCCCTTTTCGCGACCGCATTCGGCACATTGATGCTGGCCGGCTGTGTAAACCTCGCCCCGGAATACCAGTCCGGCGCCCTGCCCGTTCCGGCAGCGCTGCCGGTCAGCCAGGCGGAGACAGAAAACGTCCAGCCCCTCCTCTGGGAAGACGTGGTCACCTCTCCCGCCCTGAAACAGGTGATCGCCATCGCCCTTGAAGAAAACCGCGACCTGCGGATCACAACGGCGAATGTCCGGGCGGCGCGCGCGAACCTGCGCGTTTCCCGCTCGGCACTTTGGCCGACGATCGGTGCCAGCGCCACGGTTCAGGAAGGCGATACCTTCGACGACGGCAGCACCGGCGCGGTCCGCTTCACGGACAGCACCTATGCCCAGATCGGCGTCTCCGCTTGGGAACTCGATTTCTTTGGCCGGATCCGCAACCTGAACGACGCGGCCCTGCAGACCTATCTCGCGACCGAAGAAGGCGAACGCGCCGCCAAAATCTCGCTTGCCGGCACTGTGGCTGAAACCTGGATGCAGCTGGCTGCCGATTACGAGCTTCTGAAGCTGGCAAACCGGACAGCGGAAAGCCAGACCGAAAGCCTCGACCTGACCCGCGAATTGCTGGCCGCCGGAACGGCCAGCGAACTGGATGTCCGCCGCGCGTCCGCCTCTGTGGCACAGGCCCAGGCGCAGGCGGCCGAATTTGAGGCAGCGGTCCGGCGGGACAAAAATGCCCTCCAATTGCTTGTGGGCGCGCCCCTCCCGGCCGGGCTGTTTGAACAGGCAAGCCTGTTCCCTGCGCCAGTTGAGCTGAACCTGCCGGTCGGCCAGTCGTCTCTGGTCCTGCTGGAGCGGCCGGACGTGCGCGCTGACGAAGCGCGGCTGCGCGCCTCGAATGCGAACATCGGCGCGGCCCGGGCGGCGTATTTTCCGAGTGTGTCACTCACCGGCGGCGTGGGCGTCGCCAGCGGCTCGCTGGATGACCTGTTCAACGGGGACGGCACGAGCGGATGGACCTTCGCACCTGCCATCGACCTGCCGATCTTCGACTTTGACCGCCGCCGCGGGAACCTCGAAGCCGCAAAGGCGGAAGCCGACGCGGCGCTGGCCGCCTATCAGGGCACGATCCAGCAGGCTTTCCGTGAAGTGGCAGATGCCGCCGCCATCTCCGATACGATCGACCGCCGTCTCAGCGCGCTGGAACAATTGATGGAAGACACGCAGGTGACGTTCGAGCTTTCCGGCGAGCGGTTCAAATCCGGCCTCGATGGCTATCTGACGGTGCTTGATGCCCAGCGCGAATATTACAACGCCCAGCAGCAATGGATCCTGGCGAGCCTCGACAACAATCTCAACAGTATCGCGCTCTACAAGGCGCTCGGCACCTGGAACGGGGAATAA
- a CDS encoding Zn-dependent alcohol dehydrogenase, translating to MKAAVMREPNKPLSIEEVTIDKPGPREVLVRLKAVGVCHSDVHFWDANFPVETPVILGHESAGVVEAVGSMVSAVKPGDHVISILSPFCGTCEYCLSGHMSVCHTINKDQFQRQMSEAPRLSIKGEKVGQFLNLSSFAEQILVHENTLCAIDKDMPLDRACLIGCGVITGVGSVFHAAKVEPGSTVAVVGCGGVGLSAINGAAIAGASRIIAVDLSDEKLQMAVRFGATDVVNPSKVNAVEAVKELTKGGVHYAFECVGLKQTAEQAYHMMRPRGVATLIGMITPGVNIEIPGIEMLVTEKRLQGAIMGSNQFRIDFPRLVELYRQGKLHLDDMISDRIGLDGITGALQNLKDNKGTVARQVVVFD from the coding sequence ATGAAAGCTGCTGTGATGCGGGAGCCGAACAAGCCGCTGTCGATTGAAGAGGTCACGATTGACAAACCCGGTCCGCGGGAAGTCCTTGTCCGGCTGAAAGCCGTCGGGGTCTGCCATTCCGACGTACATTTCTGGGATGCCAATTTCCCGGTCGAGACGCCGGTCATCCTCGGCCATGAAAGCGCGGGCGTCGTGGAGGCTGTCGGCTCCATGGTCTCGGCCGTGAAGCCGGGCGACCATGTCATCTCCATCCTCTCCCCTTTTTGCGGCACGTGCGAATACTGCCTCTCCGGTCACATGTCGGTCTGCCACACGATCAACAAGGACCAGTTCCAGCGCCAGATGAGCGAGGCGCCGCGTCTGTCGATCAAGGGCGAGAAGGTCGGCCAGTTCCTGAACCTCTCCTCCTTTGCCGAACAGATCCTGGTGCACGAGAATACGCTGTGTGCCATCGACAAGGACATGCCGCTCGACCGCGCCTGCCTGATCGGCTGCGGCGTGATCACGGGCGTCGGCTCTGTCTTCCATGCCGCAAAGGTTGAGCCGGGATCGACCGTGGCCGTGGTCGGCTGCGGCGGGGTCGGCCTCTCGGCCATCAATGGCGCAGCGATTGCCGGGGCAAGCCGGATCATCGCGGTGGACCTGTCGGACGAGAAGCTGCAAATGGCCGTCCGGTTCGGGGCGACCGACGTCGTCAATCCGTCCAAGGTCAATGCCGTTGAAGCGGTCAAAGAGCTGACCAAGGGCGGCGTGCACTATGCGTTCGAATGCGTCGGCCTGAAGCAGACCGCCGAACAGGCCTATCACATGATGCGCCCGCGCGGCGTCGCCACACTGATCGGCATGATCACGCCGGGCGTGAATATCGAGATTCCGGGCATCGAAATGCTGGTCACCGAGAAACGCCTGCAGGGCGCGATCATGGGCTCCAACCAGTTCCGGATCGACTTCCCGCGCCTGGTGGAACTCTACCGGCAGGGCAAGCTCCACCTCGACGACATGATCTCAGACCGCATCGGCCTCGACGGCATCACAGGCGCCTTGCAGAACCTGAAGGACAACAAGGGCACTGTCGCGCGGCAGGTTGTGGTGTTTGACTAG